A stretch of Henckelia pumila isolate YLH828 chromosome 4, ASM3356847v2, whole genome shotgun sequence DNA encodes these proteins:
- the LOC140860660 gene encoding secreted RxLR effector protein 161-like translates to MGASIKLDKGEGGIPVDATMYRGLIGSLLYLTASRPDIVFAVCLCARFQSNPKQSHFINAKRILKYLKGTQNIGLWYAKHKSFNLVGYSDADYAGCKLDRKSTSRSCQLLGDRLISWFSKKKTSIATSTTEAEYLAAGSCCAQLLWIQQQLRDYGIEEQESPIYCDNTSIISITYNPIFHSRTKHIKVRHHFIRDHALKKNIQLEHISTEQKNC, encoded by the coding sequence ATGGGTGCATCTATTAAACTTGACAAAGGCGAAGGGGGAATACCAGTCGATGCAACGATGTATCGAGGACTTATTGGATCTCTACTGTATTTAACAGCTAGTAGACCTGACATTGTGTTTGCAGTTtgcttatgtgctagatttcagtcTAATCCAAAGCAGTCCCACTTCATAAATGCCAAGAGGATACTAAAGTATCTTAAAGGAACTCAGAATATTGGTCTGTGGTATGCTAAGCATAAATCCTTCAATCTAGTTGGATACTCAGATGCTGACTATGCTGGATGTAAGCTGGATAGAAAAAGTACAAGTAGATCATGTCAATTACTTGGGGATAGACTAATCTCATGGTTTAGCAAGAAAAAAACATCCATTGCTACTTCTACAACTGAAGCTGAGTACCTAGCTGCAGGCAGTTGTTGTGCTCAACtgctctggattcaacaacaaTTAAGggattatggaattgaagaacaaGAATCACCTATATATTGTGATAACACCAGTATCATTTCAATAACTTACAACCCTATTTTTCATTCAAGAACAAAGCATATCAAAGTTAGACATCATTTTATCCGTGATCATGCACTCAAGAAGAATATTCAACTGGAGCATATATCAACGGAGCAGAAAAACTGCTGA